AACATCGATAGAGAAAAAAAAAGCCGACTATCGGATTTGAACCGATGACCCTCGCATTACAAATGCGATGCTCTAACCTCTGAGCTAAGTGGGCTTACATAACGGAAATAGTGTAACAAATAGAAATAGGTATAGTATAGGAAATCCGTAAAATCTCAGATATTAGTTATTACTCTTAGCTATTAACTAGTTCTAAATTTGAAGTTCtacttataaaaaaatactaaataaaaaaatactaaaacttcttaaAGATAAAGTTAGCTTGATATGCTTAACTATAGgatatttaaaaagaaaattaTAGACTTTATGGGTATTTTCATTCGATCATTATAGACTTTATTATTTGTTAATAATTTGAGGATTAATATTTCACTAAGGGGAACATAAAGTCAGAGTAAATAAAATTGATAATTCTGATtagaaaaaaagaataaatatCCAGCGTTATAGTATAATTTCGAATACTATAAAAAAGTAAGACGGGAGGTGGGGGAGATAAAAAGTTTTGGATATATTGATTCGGATTGAATTGCAAATACATCAAGGATAGAATCAATGTAATTCAGAATTGCAATAAGCAAGCGGGGTCTCTCAAATAGAGTCGAACTGAACTGCTAGACTACGTTGAGTGATGAACTCAatgattcaaaaaaaaaactaagaGATGGATGAAATTACACAAGGAATCCTGGTCTCAAAGAAGAGGGAAGTGGGGATATGGCGAAATCGGTAGACGCTACGGACTTGATTGTATTGAGCCTTGGTATGGAAACCTGCTAAGTGGTAACTTCCAAATTCAGAGAAACCCTGGAATTAAAAAAGGGCAATCCTGAGCCAAATCCGTGTTTTGAGAAGGGATTCTCGAACTAGAATACAAAGGAAAAGGATAGGTGCAGAGACTCAATGGAAGCTGTTCTAACGAATCGAGTTAATTACGTTGTGTTGTTAGTGGAATTCCTTCTAATTCTAAATTAGAGAAAGAGGGGTTTTATACTTTATACATTTAATAAACACGTATAGATACTGACATAGCAAACGATTAATCACAGAACTCATATTATAATATAGGTTCTTTatcttttttaaaatttcaaaataaaattcgaaatgattatgaaataaaaaactcatatcataattttattttgaattattgTGAATCCACTCCATTCGAATATTGAATAATCAAATTCttcaattcaaattcaaagttttgaGAACTTTTAAAAAGAAAGTGGATTAATCGGACGAGGACAAAGAGAGAGTCCCATTCTACATGTCAATACTGACAACAATGAAATTTCTAGTAAAAGGAAAATCCGTCGACTTTTTAAGTTGTGAGGGTTCAAGTCCCTCTATCCCCaaatcctctttttttttctttttatcaatGGGTTTAAGATTCATTAGCTTTCTCATTCTACTCTTTCACAAAGGAAAGGAATGCGAAGAGAACTCAATGGATCTTATCCTATTCATTGAATAGATTTCTTTTTTATTAGAGTATCGGCAAGAAATCTTGGTTATTCACTCTATTTTTAAGTATTATTTAAGTAAACCATGCACAATGCATAGGGCTACCCCCCCcctttcaaattttgaatttgaaataCTTTAATTGATTTTTTAGTCCTTTTAATTGACATAGATACAAATACTCTACTAGGATGATGCACAAGAAAAGGTCAGGatagctcagttggtagagcaGAGGACTGAAAATCCTCGTGTCACCAGTTCAAATCTGGTTCCtggcagagaaaaaaaaagatCCACCGAATAGGTATTGATCCAAATACCTCGAGATGGATTGTGATACATATTTATTAATAATATATAATATAGATAGAGTATGATTTATTCATCTAAGTGGATAAATCTATAATATAAATATAGAGGCACTTCTTTTTAGAGAAGTTTTAAAATATACCCTTTCTTTATGATAAGGAAGGGGGTGAGATTAGGTTCCCCTTTATTTTTTTGCGTTTCTTTATTTTGTATTCCACTATTCCGACGAATATTTTTTTAGTCTTGCTTATCTTTatcttatcttattttcctagtTGTGCTAAGTCATGTGCGCGATACAAAGTTCCTGGTAGAGAACTTCTTTGAGTCATCCTATTTTTCTGTTCATATGAAGGAAATTAATATGTGATTttcaaaataggggaatccaaatGAAACCCTTTTTTGGCTCAGTCTATCTGGAATGCTTTTGTATaataggaattaattataaataggTATTCCGTTTCATCTAGGAAAAGAACCTAAAAATATTCCTTGACTTGAATAAAATCTGGAGTTGTGTTGTATAAGTGAGCACGAATTTCTTATCATTCAATGAGCATCTTGTATTTCATAAAAATTGGGGGTTATATAGTCCTTACGTAAGGGCCAGCCTATCCAACTTTCAGGCATTAGGATACGTTTAAGGCGCGGATGATTATCATAAGAGATTCCCACCATATCATAAGATTCGCGTTCTTGAAAATCGGCACTTCTCCAAATCCAGAAGACAGACGGAATTCTAGGATTATCCTTTTGGGCAAAGACTTTTATGCAGACTTCTTCTGGATTATCTATACCGTATTGTATTCTTGTAAGATGATACACGCTAGCTAAAGATCCACCGGGTGCTACATCATAAGCACATTGGGAGCGTAAATAATTATAACCATATACATATAAAATGACAGCAATGGAATCCCAATCCCCTGCTTTTATTTGTAAAGTCTCTATTCCTCGGTGATCAAAGCCCAAAGATCTATGAACCACCTCATGTTTGACTAGCCAATTAGATAACCAACCCTGCTGCATTGTCTTCATCTCTCCCTCTTTGTATAAATATTTCCCAtttcggatgcaagtttgaaagattgctctgctttttctttttctacacAAAAGAGCCCCCCCCTCCTAATTCACTAATTTGTAGGAAGGTACTGGACTTTTggattttaaaaaagtttcagaaGATATATCTAATGTCGATGGTGATTGATAGAGCAATTCTTGCTCATAAGTTCCTGTATGAGTACTGCGCCTAACATAAAGCTTGTGACTGGTAGTAAaacatctttttttattttgagatAGAGTTCGATCCTCAACTATTTCTCGCGATATCTTCTTACGAAGTTTTGTTAGGGCATCTATAACTGCCTCCGGTTTAGGAGGGCAGCCCGGCAAGTAGACATCCACAGGAATTAACTTATCAACTCCCCGAACAGTACTATAGGAATCCGTACTGAACATTCCCCCTGTAATAGTACAGGCTCCCATAGCAATGACGTATTTTGGTTCAGGCATTTGCTCGTATAATCTCACTAAAGACGGAGCCATTTTCATTGTTACCGTACCGGCTGTTAAAATTAGGTCTGCTTGCCTAGGACTTGATCTTGGTACCAATCCATAACGATCAAAATCGAATCGTGAACCTATTAAtgaagcaaattcaatgaaacAACAACTGGTACCGTATAGAAGGGGCCATAAACTGGAGAGTCTTGACCAATTCGAAAGATCATTTAGTGTAGTTGAAATAACAGAATTGGAACTTGTTTGGTCAAGTAAGGGAAACTCAATCAAATTCATAACTGTCTCAATAGaatcttttccttctttttttttgtctAAATATTCAGTTAAGACCATTCCAAGGCTCCTTTTCGCCATGCATAAACTAAACCGACAACTAAGATAAGCACGAAAATCAAAGCTTCGATAAAAACGGATACACCCAATACGTCGAAACTCATTGCCCAAGGGTATAGAAAGACGGTttccacatcaaaaacaacaaaaacgagcGCAAACATATAATAGCGTATTCGGAATTGTACCCAAGCCCCTCCCATGGGTTCTATACCCGATTCATAACTAGAAAGCTTCTCTGGTCCTTCACTAACCGGGGCTAAAAGCCCTGAAATCGAAAATGCCAAAATAGGAATAAGGCTTGCTATTATTAGAAATGTCCAAAAAATATCATATTCGTGAAGCAGAAACATAATGTACTCCCATTAATGTGGAATAGGCGGAACTTAAATTAGTCAATTCAATTCAGCATTGTCAATTTATCCAgaacttctctcttttcctcggtGAAACAAGAATCTTTTTTGTTCAAACAAAAGCGCTTAGTTTAGCCTTTGTTTCCTCTGTGCTGCATCTTCTTTAAAGATTCATCCAATGGAATCCCAACTCCCTTTCTTTTGGATTTCCATTCTATTTAGATATGGTGTATGTAGATCTAATTCTTATAAAGAAAACTTTATCGTTTCACTTTGTCTCGCTTTCTCTAGAATCTCTATAAAAAAAGAATAGCTCTATCCTTTATTTACTATTTAATAATAATAAGAGACTATTAAATAAAAATGAGAATACtactaattagaataattagaaccTAATTAAGATAGTAGGACTAATCTATGCAGTATAATGAGAAGTAatactataaaaataaaaataaagaactcTATTTCAGAACTATGAGACAGAATATTCTGTTTTCTTATTTActctttactttattttttctatttttcgtttttcttttccTGTCTGTATGATTTTGATTTTCGATGAATGAGCCTTTGGTAATGCTTTTATCTCTATTCTATGTCGCAGGCGCCTATCCAGTCTATAAACAAATACTAATGCGAAAATGAAAACTATACTAAACTAAAGAAAACATAGGATAgagatcctaaaatagaaaaaagggcATATTAGGGCTATACGGATTCGAACCGTAGACCTTCTCGGTAAAACAGATCAAACGGATTATTATCGAAATGATTTGAACTGTTTCAAAGACCCAACATGCATTTTTTTGCATTGGGCTCTTTCATAAACTGATTTAAAGATCAGTTAGTCCACCATAGTTTTTCTTTACGGAAAGATAATGAGATGGCTCCCTGTGCTCTGATTGATTTTTTGTATTATGATCTATCTAGGAGCAATACCAAAGTGTTTCAAAGGAGGATTACCTTGACTTAGGTCTGCCTCTGGTCTAAATTAAATCAACCTAAGTGAAATGGAGTCTCTATCGTTCCACTGCAAGAGTTAACTATGAGACTTCATACACCTTAAAGTTCATAGAACGAAAAGAAGTTTTTTGGAGGCCCTTATCCTCATTACGCCTAGCATTTAGTGGGCTGGATATTTACCTTATCAACTAGCAAATCCATAAGGGTTCTATTTGATTAGGCACCTGAATTGGCACCTGAATCGGACTGAACCGACTGTTTGTCAGGCTACTGTTCTCCTATTCTCTCGAATCTATGAAGTAAGACATTGATTTTGCAATAAGATCGATTATGTTCATTGCATAATAAGCTCCTTTGAAAAGCATTGGCGCACGTGTAAACGAGTTGCTCTACCGAACTGAGCTATAGCCCTTATCAGAGATATCTTAACATATAGAGAATTTCTTGTCAAGATGAATATTTTCTAATGCCAGAGGATATCCCTTTGATCTGTATCTGTTTAGTATTTAGTTTAGTATTTAGTATATAACAGACCAATAACAGAGCGGTATTGCTTAGAAAAGGGATTCAATATATAATCGATCGAAGTAATGGGTCTTCCTTTGTGGTGATAAATTGCCTACTTAACTCAGTGGTTAGAGTATTGCTTTCATACGGCGGGAGTCATTGGTTCAAATCCAATAGTAGGTAAGTAGGTAGAAAAATTACTAGATAGCATTGGACTTACTTCGCTTCGCTATCTAATAACTTTTTCTACCCCTCTTCCCTTTTTCTTTGTATCAACTATAAACCACTGGATTGTCTTCAATTGGATGGGGGAATCCAATTGACAGCCTCGATTCGTATCCTAGCTCGTCTGAGAGCGAGCTTCGCTTCAACCAAATCTTTCGTACCCTCAGCTTTACTCAAGTTAGCTTCGGCTATTTCAAGTGCCTTTTGAGCTTCTTCCGGATCAATATCACTACCCAGTTCCGCATCATTTCCTAAAATGATGATCTCATTATTAACTATTCTCGCAAAACCGCTCCACAGAACCGCCGTTAACCATTGGTCGTTGAGGAGGCGTATTCTCAAAGGACCCATATCTACTGCTGTGTTAATAGGGGCGTGGTTTGGTAATACGCCAATTTGGCCACTATTCGTGGATAAAATGATTTCTTTCACTTCACAATCCCAAATAATTCGCTTAGGAGTCAGTACATAAAGATTTAATTTCATTTCTgcgatttgttctcctcttctaagGTTATAGCTTTCGTGCTAGCTTCATCGATGTTACCCACCAAATAAAAAGCCTGTTCAGGTAGGCCGTCTAATTCTCCGGAAAGGATTAGTTGAAATCCCCTAATAGTTTCCGCAAGAGCAACATACTTTCCTGGAGAACCAGTAAAAACTTCTGCCACAAAGAACGGTTGTGATAAGAAACGCTCAATTTTTCTTGCTCTTGCTACAGTTAAACGATCCTCTTCCGATAATTCATCCAAGCCAAGAATTGCGATAATGTCCTGAAGTTCTTTGTAACGTTGTAAAGTTTCCTTAACTCTTTGCGCAGTTTCATAATGTTCGTTGCCAACGATCCGAGGCTGTAACATAGTTGATGTTGAATCTAAAGGATCTACTGCTGGATAAATACCCTTGGAAGCTAATCCTCTGGAAAGTACGGTAGTAGCATCCAAAtgtgcaaatgttgtggcaggggCAGGGTCGGTCAAATCGTCCGCAGGTACATAAACTGCTTGAATCGAAGTTATAGATCCCTTTTTAGTAGAAGCAATTCTTTCTTGCAAAGAACCCATTTCTGTACTAAGAGTAGGTTGATAACCCACTGCGGAGGGCATTCTCCCTAATAAAGCGGATACCTCTGATCCTGCTTGAACAAAACGAAAGATATTATCGATAAATAAAAGCACGTCTTGCTTATTAACATCTCGGAAATATTCTGCCATAGTTAGGGCAGTTAAACCAACTCTCATACGAGCTCCCGGTGGTTCATTCATTTGGCCATAGACTAGAGCTACCTTTGATTCTTCAATATTTTTTTCATTAATTACT
This portion of the Hordeum vulgare subsp. vulgare unplaced genomic scaffold, MorexV3_pseudomolecules_assembly, whole genome shotgun sequence genome encodes:
- the LOC123423434 gene encoding ATP synthase subunit beta, chloroplastic, whose amino-acid sequence is MRTNPTTSRPGVSTSEEKSTGRIDQIIGPVLDVTFPPGKLPYIYNALVVQSRDTADKQINVTCEVQQLLGNNRVRAVAMSATDGLMRGMEVIDTGAPLSVPVGGATLGRIFNVLGEPVDNLGPVDSSATFPIHRSAPAFIELDTKLSIFETGIKVVDLLAPYRRGGKIGLFGGAGVGKTVLIMELINNIAKAHGGVSVFGGVGERTREGNDLYMEMKESGVINEKNIEESKVALVYGQMNEPPGARMRVGLTALTMAEYFRDVNKQDVLLFIDNIFRFVQAGSEVSALLGRMPSAVGYQPTLSTEMGSLQERIASTKKGSITSIQAVYVPADDLTDPAPATTFAHLDATTVLSRGLASKGIYPAVDPLDSTSTMLQPRIVGNEHYETAQRVKETLQRYKELQDIIAILGLDELSEEDRLTVARARKIERFLSQPFFVAEVFTGSPGKYVALAETIRGFQLILSGELDGLPEQAFYLVGNIDEASTKAITLEEENKSQK